One Lonchura striata isolate bLonStr1 unplaced genomic scaffold, bLonStr1.mat Scaffold_85, whole genome shotgun sequence genomic window carries:
- the LOC144248779 gene encoding olfactory receptor 14J1-like, with protein MFFFLLNLALSDLGSICTTVPKAMHNSLWDTRNISYTGCAAQLFFFLFFTGAEISLLTIMCYDRYVSICKPLHYGTLLGSRTCAHMAAAAWASGFLNALMHTASTFSLPLCHGNALDQFFCEIPQILKLSCFKSYLRELGLIAVTMSFGFGCFVFIVFSYVQIFRAVLRIPSEQGRHKAFSTCLPHLAVVSLFVSTVMFAHLKPPSMSSPSLDLTVSVLYSVVPPALNPLIYSLRNQELKVAVWTLMTGCFQKH; from the coding sequence tccccaaagccatgcacaattccctctgggacaccaggaacatctcctacacaggatgtgctgcacagctctttttctttctgttcttcacTGGAGCAGAAAtttccctcctgaccatcatgtgctacgaccgctacgtgtccatctgcaaacccctgcactatgggaccctcctgggcagcagaacttgtgcccacatggcagcagctgcctgggccagtggctttctcaatgctctcatgcacacGGCCagtacattttccctgcccctgtgccatggcaatgccctggaccagttcttctgtgaaatcccacagatcctcaagctctcctgcttcAAATCCTATCTCAGAGAACTTGGGCTCATTGCTGTTACTATGTCTTTTGGATTTGGTTGTTTTgtattcattgttttctcctatgtgcagatcttcagggctgtgctgaggatcccgtctgagcagggacggcacaaagccttttccacctgcctccctcacctggctgtggtctctctctttgtcagcactgtcatgtttgctcacctgaagcccccctccatgtcctccccatccctagATCTGAcagtgtcagttctgtactcggtggtgcctccagccctgaaccccctcatctacagcctgaggaaccaggagctcaaggttgcagtgtggacactgatgactggatgttttcagaaacattaa
- the LOC116184802 gene encoding olfactory receptor 14J1-like produces the protein MSNSSSISHFLLLALADTRQLQLLHFCLFLGISLAALLGNGLIISAVACGHHLHTPMFFFLLNLALSDLGSICTTVPKAMHNSLWNTRNISYTGCAAQLFFFVFFMSAEFSLLTIMCYDRYVSICKPLHYGTLLGSRACAHMAAAAWASAFLNALLHTANTFSLPLCQGNVLGQFFCEIPQILKLSCSKSHIRELGLIAVSACLGLGCFVFIVFSYVQIFRAVLGIPSEQGRHKAFSTCLPHLAVVSLFLSTTIFAHLKPPSLSSSSLDLSVSVLYSVVPPALNPLIYSLRNQELKAAVWKLMTGCFQEH, from the coding sequence atgtccaacagcagctccatcagccacttcctcctgctggcactggcagacacgcggcagctgcagctcctgcacttctgcctcttcctgggcatctccctggctgccctcctgggcaacggcctcatcatcagtgccgtagcctgcggccaccacctgcacacgcccatgttcttcttcctgctcaacctggccctcagcgacctgggctccatctgcaccactgtccccaaagccatgcacaattccctctggaacaccaggaacatctcctacacaggatgtgctgctcagctctttttttttgtctttttcatgtctgcagagttttctctcctgaccatcatgtgctacgaccgctacgtgtccatctgcaaacccctgcactacgggaccctcctgggcagcagagcttgtgcccacatggcagcagctgcctgggccagtgcctttctcaatgctctccTGCACActgccaatacattttccctgcccctgtgccagggcaatgtcctgggccagttcttctgtgaaatcccacagatcctcaagctctcctgctccaaatctcacatcagggaacttgggctcattGCTGTTAGTGCCTGTTTAGGacttggttgttttgtgttcattgttttctcctatgtgcagatcttcagggctgtgctgggaatcccctctgagcagggacggcacaaagccttttccacctgcctccctcatcTGGCCGTGGTCTCTCTCTTCCTCAGCACAACCATATTTGCTCATCTGAAgcccccctccctctcctcctcatccctggacctgtcagtgtcagttctgtactcagtggtgcctccagccctgaaccccctcatctacagcctgaggaaccaggagctcaaggctgcagtgtggaaactgatgactggatgctttcaggaacattaa